In one window of Frigoriglobus tundricola DNA:
- the ung gene encoding uracil-DNA glycosylase: MGKKKKPAETASLFDEEQAAVAPAADKTEPAALPPEELPPLPAGVPGLPPDLDPSWLAALNPETRKPYWADLAKFVSEERKNFTVFPPAADVFNAFRYAPLDKLKVLLLGQDPYHGPGQAHGLCFSVRPGVALPPSLRNIYRELDTDLGIPPVKHGYLVSWAKQGVLMLNACLTVRRGAANSHAGKGWEKFTDAAIRAVNDQKRTIVFVLWGGYAQKKLPLIDPSRHVVVKSAHPSPFSEHNFFGTKPFSKINAALEAAGETPIDWRLPEKAEE; encoded by the coding sequence ATGGGCAAAAAGAAGAAGCCCGCCGAGACGGCGTCGCTGTTTGACGAGGAACAAGCAGCGGTTGCGCCCGCGGCCGATAAAACCGAGCCCGCCGCGCTGCCGCCCGAAGAACTCCCGCCGCTCCCGGCCGGCGTGCCCGGCTTGCCGCCCGATCTCGATCCCTCCTGGCTCGCCGCGCTCAACCCCGAGACGCGCAAGCCGTACTGGGCCGACCTCGCTAAGTTCGTTTCCGAGGAGCGGAAGAACTTCACCGTCTTTCCCCCCGCGGCAGACGTCTTCAACGCGTTCCGGTACGCCCCGCTCGATAAACTCAAAGTGCTGCTGCTCGGCCAGGACCCGTACCACGGACCGGGGCAGGCCCACGGGCTGTGCTTCTCCGTGCGGCCCGGCGTGGCGCTGCCGCCCTCGCTCCGCAACATCTACCGGGAACTCGACACCGACCTCGGCATCCCGCCCGTGAAGCACGGCTACCTCGTGAGCTGGGCGAAACAGGGCGTGCTGATGCTGAACGCCTGCCTGACCGTGCGCAGAGGGGCCGCGAACTCCCACGCCGGCAAGGGCTGGGAGAAGTTCACCGACGCCGCGATCCGCGCCGTCAACGACCAGAAGCGGACGATCGTGTTCGTGCTGTGGGGCGGGTACGCCCAGAAGAAGCTCCCGCTCATCGACCCGTCGCGCCACGTCGTCGTGAAGTCGGCGCACCCGTCGCCGTTCTCCGAACACAACTTCTTCGGCACCAAGCCGTTTTCCAAGATCAATGCCGCGCTGGAAGCCGCCGGCGAAACGCCCATCGACTGGCGACTGCCCGAGAAGGCAGAAGAGTGA
- a CDS encoding replication initiator protein A, translating to MQTAMSKRTQPKGDTQPDLFTASFADIPIRDQRDTMERPFFSLSKKPRLAPIEYRVGDVWVEVTANSKFGMASIWDADILIWAATQVTEAIDRGLSPDRTIRFHPYNLLKAVRRPVGGDHYRRLREALDRLTHTAVRTNIRAEGKKKSSSFHWLEGWNEVINEATGDTMAMTLTLPDWLFNGIVTKGGVLTIHEDYFLLTGGIERWLYRVARKHAGTQELGWQFTMRQLHEKSGSAARFSDFALDVRRVVDSDGLPEYALSVHRTEADEIITFTPRCRLDATDPRFRPPRNPRRRVGLGITEPALSLAQMVTADQA from the coding sequence ATGCAGACCGCCATGTCAAAGCGCACACAACCCAAAGGGGATACTCAGCCCGACCTGTTCACGGCCAGCTTCGCCGACATCCCCATCCGGGACCAACGCGATACGATGGAGCGACCGTTCTTCAGCCTGTCGAAGAAGCCCCGGCTGGCACCCATCGAGTACCGCGTCGGCGATGTCTGGGTCGAGGTGACGGCCAACTCGAAATTCGGCATGGCGAGCATCTGGGACGCGGACATCCTCATCTGGGCCGCCACGCAGGTCACCGAGGCGATCGATCGCGGCCTGTCGCCCGACCGTACCATCCGCTTTCACCCGTACAATCTGCTCAAGGCGGTGCGCCGGCCCGTCGGCGGCGATCACTACCGCCGACTGCGCGAAGCCCTGGACCGATTGACCCATACCGCTGTTCGCACCAATATCCGGGCAGAGGGTAAGAAGAAATCGTCGTCGTTCCACTGGCTGGAGGGTTGGAACGAGGTGATAAACGAGGCGACAGGCGACACGATGGCCATGACCCTCACTTTGCCGGACTGGCTGTTCAATGGGATCGTGACCAAGGGCGGGGTTCTCACCATCCACGAGGACTATTTCCTCCTCACCGGCGGCATCGAGAGATGGCTATACCGCGTGGCCCGCAAACACGCGGGCACCCAGGAATTGGGCTGGCAGTTCACTATGCGCCAGCTCCACGAGAAATCCGGGTCGGCTGCCCGGTTCTCCGACTTCGCGCTCGACGTGCGGCGGGTGGTGGACTCAGACGGTCTGCCCGAGTACGCCCTGTCGGTTCACCGGACCGAAGCCGACGAGATCATCACGTTCACTCCGCGCTGCCGATTGGACGCCACCGATCCGCGGTTCCGACCGCCGCGGAATCCGCGCCGCCGGGTAGGGTTAGGCATCACCGAACCCGCCTTGTCACTAGCGCAGATGGTCACGGCCGATCAGGCGTAG
- a CDS encoding ATP-binding protein produces MSESTVPQAEMQPPTDFSPEWGGSAPRGGKTVVTRALKDGARVPLFLGQTLIKSLRDLGYNSTTSALCEHVDNSIQWGATEVRVYFRQSGKQPNQKIDILVYDNGKGMAPHVLKVAMAFGGSMVYDNRAGIGRYGMGMKAAALNTAKSVDVISWQEPNAFYSMTLDVEKIGQDRNNMIELPDPQMTDELPSDVASMFTKPMDGAKKSAEAQDLFAEDSDNLHERLGKTGTIVYLPACDRLTYSTAKTLADHAIKDMGRIYRRFIDKGVKLYINNSLVEAFDPTYWLESARHTKVEGITEKKSSLVDSWTVEVPIAEDSRTTTPVRVRIFMLPVQTWAALPRQTLRNGLHVYDTHTVSYVRNSREVDIGAEPRLKINKHHTNSWMRVEIEFNADADEAFGVAANKQGARLQQFAAKAILDHDNKRFAKTVADVRKAIREQHLKVTAEKLAGQTSEAEQHATAADSLQSVVLPAPPTDTADQQAALEANLRGLAAGLRREGETEEQAFERVKASKFLTDLKHQEYAPFYDTEFKYGKLIVRVNTAHPFYREVWQPIADLAKKSIQVSDSEDGEAVGSDVADASRKALLGLELTLFSLARAQTQMMVGNAQEQQLNQMFRTLRKSWSDVLETQFIKAE; encoded by the coding sequence ATGTCCGAATCGACCGTACCACAGGCCGAAATGCAACCCCCAACCGATTTCTCTCCTGAGTGGGGTGGCTCCGCCCCGCGCGGCGGGAAGACCGTGGTCACCCGCGCGCTGAAGGACGGCGCGCGAGTGCCGCTGTTCCTCGGCCAGACCCTGATCAAATCCCTCCGCGACCTCGGCTACAACAGCACGACTTCCGCCCTCTGCGAGCATGTAGACAACTCCATCCAGTGGGGGGCGACCGAGGTGCGGGTGTACTTCCGGCAGAGCGGGAAGCAGCCCAACCAGAAAATCGACATCCTTGTTTACGACAACGGCAAGGGGATGGCACCGCACGTCCTGAAGGTGGCGATGGCCTTCGGCGGCTCGATGGTCTATGACAACCGCGCCGGGATCGGTCGGTACGGGATGGGGATGAAGGCAGCGGCGCTCAACACCGCCAAAAGCGTCGATGTCATCTCATGGCAGGAACCGAACGCCTTCTACTCGATGACGCTCGACGTGGAGAAAATCGGCCAAGACCGCAACAACATGATCGAACTGCCCGACCCCCAGATGACGGACGAGCTTCCCTCCGATGTGGCGTCGATGTTCACCAAGCCGATGGACGGCGCGAAGAAGAGCGCCGAGGCGCAGGATTTGTTCGCCGAGGACTCGGATAACCTGCACGAGCGGCTGGGCAAGACCGGGACGATCGTCTACCTGCCGGCCTGCGACCGCCTGACGTACAGCACGGCGAAAACGCTCGCTGACCACGCGATCAAGGATATGGGCCGTATTTACCGGCGGTTCATCGATAAGGGCGTGAAGCTTTACATCAATAATAGCCTCGTCGAGGCGTTCGATCCGACTTACTGGCTGGAGTCGGCGCGTCACACGAAGGTAGAAGGAATCACCGAAAAGAAGTCATCGCTCGTCGATAGCTGGACCGTCGAGGTGCCCATAGCCGAGGATTCACGGACGACGACGCCGGTTCGCGTGCGCATCTTCATGCTTCCGGTGCAGACGTGGGCTGCTTTGCCGCGCCAGACATTACGAAACGGACTGCACGTTTACGACACTCACACGGTTTCGTATGTGCGGAACAGTCGCGAAGTGGACATCGGGGCAGAGCCTCGCCTGAAGATCAACAAGCACCACACGAACTCTTGGATGCGGGTGGAGATAGAGTTCAATGCGGACGCCGACGAAGCGTTCGGCGTAGCGGCGAACAAGCAGGGAGCGCGGCTCCAGCAGTTCGCGGCCAAGGCGATCCTAGATCACGACAACAAACGCTTTGCAAAGACCGTCGCTGATGTCCGCAAAGCGATCCGCGAGCAGCACCTGAAGGTGACGGCGGAGAAGCTGGCTGGCCAGACTAGCGAGGCTGAGCAGCACGCCACCGCAGCCGACAGCCTCCAGTCGGTGGTTCTCCCTGCACCGCCGACCGACACCGCCGACCAGCAAGCGGCGCTGGAAGCCAACCTCCGAGGGCTGGCCGCCGGACTGAGGCGGGAGGGAGAGACAGAGGAGCAAGCCTTCGAGCGCGTCAAGGCGTCGAAGTTCCTGACTGACCTAAAGCATCAGGAGTACGCGCCATTTTACGACACCGAGTTCAAATACGGGAAGCTGATCGTGAGGGTGAACACCGCCCACCCGTTCTACAGAGAGGTGTGGCAACCCATCGCCGATCTGGCGAAGAAGTCGATCCAGGTGTCTGACTCGGAGGACGGGGAGGCAGTGGGAAGCGATGTGGCGGATGCGTCGAGGAAAGCGCTTCTGGGGCTTGAGCTGACGCTGTTCTCCCTCGCCCGTGCCCAGACGCAGATGATGGTCGGAAACGCTCAGGAGCAGCAGCTCAACCAGATGTTCCGCACGCTTCGGAAGTCGTGGTCAGACGTGCTGGAAACGCAGTTCATCAAGGCTGAGTAA
- a CDS encoding DNA methyltransferase codes for MSITTGPDFDGVPLDTRTIAQDRLNIGNKARSNLFPWNGQFSPQLIEALLTTYASTGAFVLDPFLGSGTVLHEAGRLGHPAFGSEVNPAAFKMALVYRFLNVKVATRRNAIEEADELLQDILPSSPSLFSPQSKRQAAPIQQAITDAVLSAESPLPKILLESLVVLLNFGDKELTAAGVQKAWGGLRDTLLTLPFSEAAIDLANCDARALPLADASADIVITSPPYVNVFNYHQQYRKSVEALGWNLLEVAKSEIGSNRKNRGNRFLTVIQYCIDMTAVLMELRRACKPSARVVMVMGRESNVRKTRFFNGEIMATLAARSAGYCFASRQERVFQNRFGEKIHEDILHLTPHPITGPLTPPSIIAREVMTAARARAPEESIADLTGALEKLDEIQPSPMYSRDAALSARPSRKKKEVV; via the coding sequence ATGAGTATCACCACAGGTCCGGATTTTGATGGCGTGCCGCTCGACACGAGAACCATCGCGCAGGATCGACTCAACATCGGCAACAAGGCACGCAGCAACCTGTTCCCGTGGAACGGCCAGTTTTCCCCGCAACTGATAGAAGCCCTTCTCACGACCTACGCCTCGACTGGCGCTTTCGTGCTGGACCCCTTTCTCGGAAGCGGCACCGTTCTGCACGAGGCGGGCAGGCTCGGCCATCCGGCCTTCGGCTCCGAGGTGAATCCGGCGGCCTTCAAAATGGCGCTGGTTTACCGCTTCCTCAACGTGAAGGTGGCGACGCGGCGAAACGCCATCGAGGAAGCCGATGAACTGCTCCAAGACATTCTGCCGTCCTCGCCTTCCCTGTTCTCCCCCCAATCGAAGCGCCAAGCCGCGCCCATACAGCAGGCGATCACCGATGCCGTGCTGTCGGCCGAATCGCCCCTCCCGAAGATCCTACTCGAATCGCTGGTTGTATTGCTGAACTTTGGCGACAAGGAGCTTACTGCCGCTGGCGTGCAAAAAGCGTGGGGCGGCCTTCGTGACACACTACTGACCCTTCCCTTTTCGGAGGCGGCCATCGACTTGGCCAACTGCGACGCCCGCGCTCTGCCGCTCGCCGACGCTAGCGCCGATATCGTCATCACCTCTCCGCCGTACGTCAACGTGTTCAACTACCACCAGCAGTATCGCAAGTCCGTCGAAGCGCTGGGCTGGAACCTGCTCGAAGTGGCCAAATCGGAGATCGGCTCAAACCGCAAGAACCGCGGCAACCGCTTCCTGACCGTCATCCAGTATTGCATCGACATGACCGCCGTTCTGATGGAGCTGCGCCGGGCCTGCAAGCCATCCGCGCGTGTCGTCATGGTTATGGGCCGTGAGTCGAACGTCCGAAAGACCCGATTCTTCAACGGCGAGATCATGGCCACTCTTGCTGCCCGGTCTGCCGGATATTGCTTCGCGTCCCGGCAGGAGCGCGTCTTCCAGAACCGCTTCGGCGAGAAGATCCACGAGGACATCCTCCACCTGACACCTCACCCGATCACCGGACCGCTCACCCCGCCATCCATCATCGCTCGTGAGGTGATGACCGCCGCGCGCGCCCGCGCGCCAGAGGAGTCTATCGCCGATCTGACGGGCGCTCTAGAAAAGCTCGATGAAATCCAGCCGTCGCCGATGTACAGCCGGGACGCGGCGCTCTCCGCCCGTCCCAGCCGCAAGAAGAAGGAAGTCGTGTAA
- a CDS encoding Bpu10I family restriction endonuclease — protein MALPTPHLEKLTATLANEKLPPVDSPRIDAAIVRYKKWIVDLNAVTGTPQQRIQALVALLNDYRRYIDLELVFDSPQDFLYRQKGQLKLDNSVIEEFLPHLVQPAVLPEIAGHEVVVGPTTCFSSVYFSTSLEIPVVGGGLEIRAKDQDFAISKKLFLKASHDAAFGAQHTVTKETHIGFVVSECKTNLDKTMFQEACATAHDVKAAVSGARYYLLCEWLDMTPLSTAPTDIDEIILLRKAKRLNSNVRAKYANFAGRKANRANYLKHLTDNPFRVEVFERFINHIRGILRNEAPVESDVLARGYF, from the coding sequence ATGGCTCTGCCGACGCCCCATCTTGAAAAGCTAACCGCGACGCTCGCCAACGAGAAGCTGCCGCCTGTGGATAGCCCTCGCATCGACGCGGCCATTGTCCGCTACAAGAAGTGGATCGTCGACCTGAACGCCGTCACGGGGACGCCCCAGCAGCGTATTCAGGCGCTCGTGGCGCTGCTGAACGACTACCGCCGCTACATCGACCTCGAACTGGTGTTCGACAGCCCGCAGGACTTTCTGTACCGCCAGAAAGGGCAACTCAAACTCGATAATAGTGTGATCGAGGAGTTCCTACCCCATCTGGTGCAGCCCGCCGTGCTGCCGGAGATCGCGGGGCATGAAGTCGTCGTCGGCCCGACCACCTGCTTTTCTTCCGTCTACTTCTCCACCAGCCTTGAAATCCCCGTCGTTGGCGGCGGCCTCGAAATCCGCGCCAAGGATCAGGACTTCGCCATCAGCAAGAAGCTGTTCCTGAAAGCCTCGCACGATGCGGCGTTCGGCGCGCAGCACACCGTGACCAAGGAGACGCACATCGGGTTCGTCGTCTCCGAGTGCAAAACGAACCTCGACAAAACCATGTTCCAAGAGGCGTGTGCCACCGCCCACGACGTGAAGGCTGCTGTCTCCGGCGCTCGTTACTATTTGCTCTGCGAGTGGCTGGACATGACGCCGCTCAGCACCGCCCCCACCGATATCGACGAGATCATCCTGTTAAGGAAGGCGAAGCGGCTCAACTCGAACGTGCGCGCGAAATACGCGAACTTCGCCGGGCGTAAGGCCAACCGGGCGAATTACCTGAAACACCTCACCGACAACCCGTTCCGCGTCGAGGTTTTCGAGCGGTTCATCAACCACATCCGGGGCATTCTTCGGAACGAAGCCCCGGTCGAGAGTGACGTGCTGGCGCGGGGTTACTTTTGA
- a CDS encoding IS3 family transposase (programmed frameshift), translated as MARKTYTREFKLQAVQMLTDQKLSVAEVARKLGVSEGCLRAWKSAAQADGAGAFPGHGNATPGDDELRRLRAEVTRLKAERDLLKKAAGVFREPAELTFAFIAANEDQWPVRWMCDALDVSASGYYAWATRPDSATEQWRRELLSQIRAVHAEVKHRYGSPRMRAALNARGHECSENTVAELMREHGIRAKAPRRFVRTTDSRHQLPVFENVLDRNFEPDGPNRAWGTDITYIPTADGWLYLAVVEDLFSRMIVGWSMDASMESRLVVDALDMAVARRCPGAGLLSHSDRGTQYASAHYQGVLAGHGIVCSMSGVAQCWDNAPVESFFASLKRELVHDEEYTTREQAKGSIFEYLEVFYNRVRLHSSLGFLSPAEFERTYNQKHP; from the exons ATGGCACGCAAGACGTACACGCGCGAGTTCAAGTTGCAAGCGGTCCAGATGTTGACCGACCAGAAGCTGTCCGTGGCCGAAGTGGCCCGCAAGCTGGGGGTGAGCGAGGGCTGCCTGCGGGCCTGGAAGAGCGCCGCCCAAGCCGACGGGGCCGGGGCGTTCCCCGGGCACGGCAACGCCACCCCGGGCGACGACGAGCTGCGGCGCCTGCGGGCCGAGGTCACGCGCCTCAAGGCCGAGCGGGACCTGTTAAAAAAAGCCGCGG GCGTATTTCGCGAACCCGCCGAGCTGACGTTCGCGTTCATCGCCGCCAACGAGGACCAGTGGCCGGTCCGGTGGATGTGCGATGCCCTGGACGTGTCCGCGTCCGGGTACTACGCCTGGGCCACCCGACCCGACAGCGCGACCGAACAGTGGCGTCGGGAGCTGCTGTCCCAGATCCGGGCGGTCCACGCCGAGGTGAAGCACCGGTACGGGAGCCCGCGGATGAGGGCCGCGTTGAATGCCCGCGGGCATGAGTGCTCGGAGAACACGGTAGCCGAACTGATGCGGGAGCACGGAATCCGGGCCAAAGCCCCGAGGCGGTTCGTCCGCACAACCGACTCGCGGCACCAACTGCCGGTGTTCGAGAACGTGCTGGACCGGAACTTCGAGCCGGACGGGCCGAACCGGGCCTGGGGCACGGACATCACGTACATCCCAACAGCCGACGGGTGGCTGTACCTGGCCGTGGTCGAGGACCTGTTCAGCCGGATGATCGTGGGTTGGTCGATGGATGCGTCGATGGAGAGCCGGCTGGTGGTGGACGCGTTGGACATGGCGGTGGCCCGTCGGTGCCCGGGTGCGGGCCTGTTGTCGCACTCGGACCGGGGGACCCAGTACGCCAGCGCCCATTACCAAGGGGTGCTGGCCGGGCACGGGATCGTGTGCAGCATGAGCGGGGTGGCCCAGTGCTGGGATAACGCTCCCGTCGAGAGCTTCTTTGCGAGCCTCAAACGAGAACTCGTCCATGACGAGGAGTACACCACTCGGGAGCAGGCCAAGGGCAGCATCTTCGAGTACCTCGAAGTGTTCTACAACCGCGTCCGCCTTCATTCCTCACTGGGGTTCTTATCTCCGGCTGAGTTTGAACGGACGTACAACCAGAAACACCCTTAA
- a CDS encoding caspase family protein, producing MQRRALIVGINKYDHISGLTGAVRDAELMEDVLKMHWDDTPNYQCRLHLSPGPESITRDFLRTEWDKLFDGAPDAVLFYFAGHGTPTIVGGFLATQDGKGNDVGLPMDELLTRANRSKAREVLLILDCCFSGSLGNPAVMQSGLDNSAFLREGVTILAASSPHETAAEVGGQGMFTSMVLHALHGGASDVMGKVSAAAIYAHADQALGAWDQRPMYKSHASRLTPVRQCEPAVPPAILRQLPKIFPDPMATIKLDQTYEYTMSVADPDHVAVFNTLKIFRNARLVRTTEHDDLYFAAMHSTGVRLTGLGRFYWKLAKEGKI from the coding sequence ATGCAGCGCCGCGCCTTGATCGTTGGGATCAACAAGTACGACCACATCAGCGGCCTGACCGGTGCCGTCCGCGACGCGGAGTTGATGGAGGATGTGCTGAAAATGCACTGGGACGACACCCCGAACTACCAGTGCCGCTTGCACCTCAGTCCTGGCCCCGAGTCGATTACGCGGGACTTCCTGCGCACCGAGTGGGATAAGCTGTTCGACGGTGCGCCCGACGCAGTGCTGTTCTACTTCGCGGGGCACGGCACCCCGACGATCGTGGGTGGGTTCCTCGCCACACAGGACGGCAAAGGCAACGATGTGGGCCTGCCGATGGACGAACTGCTCACCCGAGCGAACAGGTCGAAGGCTCGGGAGGTGCTGCTCATCCTTGATTGCTGTTTCAGTGGCTCGCTCGGCAACCCGGCGGTGATGCAATCCGGTCTCGACAACAGTGCATTCCTCCGCGAGGGCGTCACGATCTTGGCGGCGTCCAGTCCGCATGAAACAGCGGCCGAAGTCGGGGGTCAGGGGATGTTCACTTCGATGGTGCTGCACGCGCTGCACGGCGGTGCTTCGGACGTCATGGGCAAGGTGTCGGCGGCTGCGATTTATGCTCACGCCGATCAAGCACTCGGGGCTTGGGATCAGCGGCCTATGTACAAATCGCACGCCTCGCGCCTCACTCCGGTTCGCCAGTGCGAACCGGCGGTGCCGCCCGCGATCTTGCGACAGTTGCCGAAAATCTTTCCCGACCCGATGGCTACTATTAAGCTCGATCAGACGTATGAGTACACGATGTCGGTGGCAGACCCCGACCACGTCGCGGTATTCAACACACTCAAGATTTTCCGTAACGCGCGGCTGGTTCGTACCACTGAGCATGACGACCTATATTTTGCCGCGATGCACTCGACCGGTGTTCGCCTCACTGGGTTGGGCCGCTTCTACTGGAAACTTGCCAAGGAAGGCAAAATCTGA
- a CDS encoding TIR domain-containing protein, with amino-acid sequence MAKKRVFISFDYDNDEGAKIMLAGQAKHEDSPFDFKDASLKEPLTGDWEAKVRRRMDNIDVVVVLCGEKTHTAKGVAAEVKIAQEKGKEYFLLAAYSDKTCTKPTTALSPDKMYNWTWDNLKILIGGGR; translated from the coding sequence ATGGCCAAGAAGCGCGTTTTCATCAGCTTCGATTACGACAACGACGAGGGGGCGAAGATCATGCTTGCCGGGCAGGCGAAGCACGAGGACAGCCCGTTCGACTTCAAGGATGCATCCCTCAAGGAGCCGTTGACCGGCGATTGGGAGGCCAAGGTTCGCCGCCGGATGGACAACATCGACGTAGTGGTCGTGCTTTGCGGCGAAAAAACACATACAGCCAAGGGCGTCGCCGCCGAGGTCAAGATCGCTCAGGAGAAGGGAAAGGAATACTTCCTTCTCGCTGCCTACAGCGACAAGACCTGCACCAAGCCGACCACCGCGCTCTCCCCGGACAAAATGTACAACTGGACGTGGGACAATCTGAAAATCTTGATTGGGGGCGGGCGGTAG
- a CDS encoding TIR domain-containing protein: protein MTMKHRIFISFAIEDERSRDFLVGQARLEDSPFEFVDMSVKEPWSENWKARCRSKIKGCDGVIALLSTDTMQASGARWEMKCAIEEGVPIIGVHIYKDEKGVVPPELTGVKIIEWTWDGIAKFIDTL from the coding sequence ATGACTATGAAGCACCGCATTTTCATCAGCTTCGCCATCGAGGACGAGCGTTCCCGCGACTTCCTCGTCGGGCAAGCGCGGCTCGAAGATTCCCCCTTCGAGTTCGTGGACATGTCCGTGAAAGAGCCGTGGAGCGAGAACTGGAAGGCACGATGCCGCTCGAAGATCAAGGGGTGCGACGGAGTGATCGCCCTGCTCAGCACCGACACGATGCAGGCAAGCGGCGCGCGGTGGGAGATGAAATGCGCCATCGAGGAGGGCGTACCGATCATCGGCGTTCACATCTACAAGGACGAAAAAGGCGTCGTCCCGCCGGAGTTGACGGGGGTGAAGATCATCGAGTGGACGTGGGACGGCATCGCGAAATTCATCGACACGCTGTAA
- a CDS encoding tyrosine-type recombinase/integrase — MSGELVVVDKAEDMVRINPASIMPLAIRQAGPKAEEKFAEFFAATIRNVNTRMAYLRAVNNLFAWIEDRGFKLIHLRPLHVAAYIEQFTRERSAPTVKQNLAAIRMLFDYLVVGQVLEMNPAAAVRGPSYSAKKGKTPVLDQDEARQLLDNIDTTNVVGLRDRAVIALMVYTFARVGALAAMNVEDYYPQGKRWWVRLHEKGGKLHEVPAHHKLEEFLDAYLDQAGLWEQKKLPLFRVTRGKTKKLTGGRMSRRDVYEMVRRRAAAAGIETAIGCHTFRATGITNYLINGGTLEKAQQIANHESARTTKLYDRRDDRLSLDEVERITI; from the coding sequence ATGTCCGGTGAGCTGGTAGTGGTCGATAAGGCCGAAGACATGGTCCGCATCAACCCGGCCTCGATTATGCCGCTCGCCATCCGCCAAGCCGGCCCCAAAGCCGAAGAGAAGTTCGCCGAGTTCTTCGCCGCCACCATCCGCAACGTGAACACGCGGATGGCCTACCTGCGCGCCGTGAATAACCTCTTCGCCTGGATCGAGGATCGCGGCTTCAAGCTCATCCACCTCCGGCCGCTCCACGTCGCTGCCTACATCGAGCAGTTCACCCGCGAGCGCTCCGCACCGACGGTGAAGCAGAACCTCGCCGCCATACGGATGCTCTTCGACTACCTCGTCGTCGGCCAAGTCTTGGAGATGAACCCGGCCGCCGCCGTCCGCGGCCCGAGTTACTCGGCCAAAAAGGGAAAAACCCCTGTCCTCGACCAGGACGAGGCGCGTCAGCTCCTCGACAACATCGACACTACAAACGTCGTGGGTCTACGCGACCGGGCAGTGATCGCGCTGATGGTGTACACGTTCGCCCGCGTCGGCGCGCTCGCCGCGATGAACGTCGAGGATTACTACCCGCAAGGGAAGCGCTGGTGGGTGCGGCTGCACGAGAAGGGCGGTAAGCTCCACGAGGTTCCGGCGCACCACAAGCTCGAAGAGTTCCTCGACGCCTACCTCGATCAGGCCGGGCTATGGGAGCAGAAGAAGTTGCCACTCTTCCGCGTCACGCGAGGGAAAACCAAGAAACTCACGGGCGGGCGGATGAGCCGCCGCGACGTCTACGAAATGGTTCGCCGGCGGGCGGCGGCCGCCGGCATCGAGACCGCTATCGGCTGCCACACCTTCCGCGCCACCGGCATCACCAACTACCTCATTAACGGCGGCACCCTGGAGAAAGCCCAGCAGATCGCCAACCATGAATCGGCGCGAACGACGAAGCTCTATGACCGCCGAGACGACAGGCTTTCGCTCGATGAGGTGGAGCGGATCACAATTTGA
- a CDS encoding RNA polymerase sigma factor gives MPLGDMSFDEVIEYLQKGKGHGPDPGTENATAEAAAKAEAAASEVFHRFATRLTAVAATKLTDPIRLRVGPEDIVQSVFRSFFRRFADGQFKAGGWEALWAILVVIAVRKCWKRSAGHRADRRDVGREVSDPDSSGSPPGWGAVSREPTPEEAAELADLVDYLTARLSVKDQQIFKMRLEEFSPTEIAAAVGLPQATVFRRLASLRDKVKAMWEE, from the coding sequence ATGCCACTTGGCGATATGTCGTTCGATGAAGTGATCGAATACCTTCAGAAGGGCAAGGGGCATGGTCCCGACCCAGGAACGGAGAACGCGACCGCGGAAGCGGCTGCGAAAGCGGAAGCGGCTGCGAGTGAGGTGTTTCACCGGTTCGCAACCCGTCTGACGGCCGTCGCGGCCACGAAACTCACGGACCCAATCCGTCTTCGGGTCGGACCGGAGGACATTGTCCAATCGGTATTCCGCTCCTTTTTCCGTCGTTTCGCTGACGGTCAGTTCAAGGCCGGGGGATGGGAAGCGCTTTGGGCGATCCTGGTGGTGATAGCAGTCCGTAAGTGTTGGAAACGGTCCGCTGGTCATCGGGCCGACCGACGGGACGTTGGGCGCGAGGTCAGCGATCCGGATAGCAGCGGCTCACCGCCCGGCTGGGGCGCCGTGTCCCGGGAACCGACCCCGGAAGAGGCGGCCGAGCTGGCGGATTTGGTAGACTACCTGACCGCTCGGTTATCAGTTAAGGATCAGCAGATCTTTAAGATGCGGTTGGAGGAGTTCAGCCCAACCGAGATCGCGGCGGCAGTCGGTCTGCCTCAAGCAACGGTGTTTCGTCGGTTAGCTAGCCTTCGGGATAAGGTTAAAGCCATGTGGGAGGAGTGA